The following coding sequences lie in one Macrobrachium nipponense isolate FS-2020 chromosome 45, ASM1510439v2, whole genome shotgun sequence genomic window:
- the LOC135214274 gene encoding protein PRQFV-amide-like has protein sequence MVIPRWQARSWAKLLTVGLLMLSFVWAEEEDPTSYLALRYPSSLPSVEIGPEGFEDLPIILRDDLTKRNAFSSWGGKRSSIKTTNGLPVALRRAYLALFRGSTPKIPTPDVELKRASFSPWGGKRSDPTLSRYNIVGGSFRPWGGKRSQSYPSDTEDFETLESILPYLSIVSNEKMKDVAEKISNTPTFWEDENQILSESDPSAYYRADIEPPSPHHSLRYKRETSLINPEVREHSTNESATTENEASEVKLPEEKRTKFSPWVGKGPDINLIREVMRRWAVRTPKVLERRGFSAWAGKRSIPQDQSELEGKRAFSAWAGKRDDGFLDDGQISFDLDPFQETNMNKSFLEKRAAFNAWAGKRNDDLGAGKRNEDFDKTQSFRAWPGTTNDEPDKRQAFSAWAGKRDGKFDERQAFSAWAGKRDGSFEKRQAFSAWAGKRDSDYDKRQAFSAWAGKRVDDNFDKQQAFSAWGGKRGDDYNKRQAFSAWGGKRDDDDYDKRQAFSAWAGKRADDDFNKRQAFSAWGGKRDGSFDKRQAFSAWAGKRDAKFDERQAFSAWARKRDSSFEKRQAFSAWAGKRDSDYDKRQAFSAWAGKRGDDLDKRQAFSAWGGKRADDLDKRQPFSAWAGKRAEDTDKRPAFSAWAGKRAEVTDKRPAFSAWAGKRAEVTDKRPAFSAWAGKRAEVTDKRPAFSAWAGKRAEDLDKRQAFSAWGGKRAEDLDKRQALSAWAGKRSDDFEKRQAFSAWAGKRDYILDTEDKEFDKRPAFSAWAGKRSGSYQDKRQEAFSAWAGKRSDDFNERQSFSAWAGKRSGENLYNNNNSGITVTLQSTNRETDGEHLREGEGHLPSRDWGGNQASLSTWGGNKSALISKEQSLHNLVSPKL, from the exons ATGGTGATTCCGAGATGGCAGGCGCGGTCATGGGCAAAACTGCTAACTGTGGGCTTGTTGATGCTGAGCTTCGTCTGGGCGGAGGAAGAAGACCCTACTTCGTACCTCGCCCTGCGATACCCTTCCTCTCTGCCCTCCGTCGAAATTGGGCCAGAAGGCTTTGAGGACCTCCCCATCATTCTCAG GGATGACCTGACGAAGCGTAACGCCTTCAGCTCGTGGGGTGGGAAGAGATCTTCCATAAAAACTACAAATGGACTCCCCGTTGCTCTCCGAAGGGCTTACCTCGCTCTCTTCAGAGGTTCCAC GCCCAAAATACCCACACCTGACGTAGAACTGAAGCGTGCTTCCTTCAGTCCATGGGGAGGGAAAAGATCAGACCCCACACTCTCAAGATATAACATCGTAGGAGGATCTTTCCGCCCATGGGGCGGTAAAAGATCTCAGAGTTATCCATCGGACACAGAAGACTTTGAAACATTGGAGAGTATTTTACCCTACCTGTCTATTGTGTCAAATGAGAAGATGAAAGATGTTGCAGAAAAGATAAGCAATACTCCTACGTTCTGGGAGGACGAGAACCAAATTCTCTCCGAGTCCGACCCTTCTGCTTACTACCGAGCGGACATCGAGCCTCCATCGCCCCACCATTCCTTAAGATACAAAAGGGAAACGTCTTTAATTAACCCAGAAGTCAGAGAGCACTCCACAAATGAATCAGCGACTACAGAAAATGAGGCATCGGAAGTAAAACTTCCAGAGgagaaaagaacaaaatttaGTCCTTGGGTCGGGAAAGGGCCTGACATAAACTTAATCcgggaagtgatgagaagatgggCAGTAAGAACTCCCAAAGTCCTTGAGAGAAGGGGATTTAGTGCCTGGGCAGGTAAAAGATCCATTCCTCAAGACCAGTCTGAATTAGAAGGAAAAAGGGCATTCAGCGCCTGGGCAGGAAAGAGAGATGATGGCTTCTTAGATGACGGGCAAATATCATTTGACCTTGACCCTTTCCAAGAAACAAACATGAACAAAAGTTTCTTGGAGAAAAGGGCTGCCTTCAATGCATGGGCTGGTAAAAGAAATGATGACCTAGGGGCTGGTAAGAGAAATGAGGACTTTGACAAGACACAGTCTTTCAGAGCTTGGCCAGGAACAACAAATGATGAACCTGACAAACGGCAAGCCTTCAGTGCGTGGGCCGGTAAACGAGATGGCAAATTTGATGAGCGACAAGCTTTTAGTGCTTGGGCCGGAAAGAGAGACGGTTCCTTTGAGAAACGTCAAGCCTTCAGTGCATGGGCAGGAAAAAGAGACAGTGATTATGATAAAAGGCAAGCCTTCAGCGCATGGGCTGGAAAGCGAGTAGATGACAACTTTGATAAGCAACAAGCATTCAGCGCATGGGGTGGCAAACGAGGTGATGACTACAACAAACGACAAGCTTTCAGTGCATGGGGTGGAAAGCGAGACGACGACGACTATGATAAAAGACAGGCCTTCAGTGCATGGGCTGGTAAACGAGCAGATGATGACTTCAACAAACGACAAGCCTTTAGCGCATGGGGTGGAAAGAGAGACGGTTCCTTTGACAAACGGCAAGCCTTCAGTGCATGGGCCGGTAAACGAGATGCCAAATTTGATGAGCGACAAGCTTTCAGTGCTTGGGCCAGAAAGAGAGACAGTTCCTTTGAGAAACGTCAGGCCTTCAGTGCATGGGCAGGAAAAAGAGACAGTGATTACGACAAAAGGCAAGCCTTCAGCGCATGGGCTGGCAAACGAGGAGATGACTTGGATAAACGACAAGCATTCAGTGCCTGGGGTGGTAAAAGGGCAGATGATTTAGATAAAAGACAACCTTTCAGTGCGTGGGCAGGCAAGCGAGCAGAGGATACCGACAAGAGACCAGCATTCAGTGCGTGGGCAGGCAAGCGAGCAGAGGTTACCGACAAGAGACCAGCATTCAGTGCGTGGGCAGGCAAGCGAGCAGAGGTTACCGACAAGAGACCAGCATTCAGTGCGTGGGCAGGCAAGCGAGCAGAGGTTACCGACAAGAGACCAGCTTTCAGTGCATGGGCTGGTAAAAGGGCCGAAGACTTGGATAAACGACAGGCTTTCAGCGCTTGGGGTGGAAAGAGGGCCGAGGACCTGGACAAGAGACAGGCTTTAAGTGCATGGGCTGGCAAACGGAGCGACGACTTCGAAAAGAGACAAGCTTTCAGTGCTTGGGCTGGTAAGAGAGATTACATTCTCGACACAGAAGACAAAGAATTCGATAAACGACCGGCTTTCAGCGCGTGGGCAGGCAAAAGGAGCGGCAGTTACCAAGACAAAAGGCAAGAAGCATTCAGTGCCTGGGCTGGAAAACGGAGTGACGACTTCAACGAGAGACAATCATTCAGTGCCTGGGCAGGAAAGAGGTCTGGTGAAAATctttataacaataacaacagtgGTATCACCGTGACATTACAGAGTACGAAcagagagacagatggagagCATTTAAGAGAAGGAGAAGGGCACTTACCTTCCCGTGATTGGGGTGGGAATCAAGCTTCTCTCAGTACCTGGGGAGGAAACAAGTCAGCTTTAATTTCTAAGGAACAAAGTCTACACAACTTAGTTTCGCCTAAGCTTTAG